Proteins encoded by one window of Chryseobacterium sp. POL2:
- a CDS encoding PorP/SprF family type IX secretion system membrane protein has protein sequence MRKIYKIFSLVAVLGLFAENTAKAQETLPLYQQYLLDGDFLFNPALYGESDDVVLNLNYQKQFSNFGESPNVQSVGMHVNVFDRVGVGASFFRDQNGPISANGITVGSSYFIPLGDEENRMNQFSFGAGVNFYNMSLDTALLTPDNPNDPVLYDKNIFLAYANLGMAVKYRGFAGGVSVMDIPLNNDIPIVNGIEPSPTKIIMNAGYDWHFVDGFYVTPSVLLNLNTNSSRVMDYNIMGTFFSEGASFSGGVSFRSAKSSVGSQNLGLSPVIKGRIGKLTFGAVYNFGMSELQETVGNSFMLSLGFRFENFINGKGFRYR, from the coding sequence GTGAGAAAAATTTATAAAATTTTTAGTCTTGTTGCGGTTCTTGGGTTATTTGCTGAAAATACGGCAAAAGCACAAGAGACTTTACCACTTTACCAACAATATTTATTAGATGGCGATTTTTTGTTCAATCCTGCATTGTATGGCGAATCCGATGATGTGGTCTTGAACTTGAATTATCAAAAACAATTTTCCAATTTTGGAGAGTCGCCCAATGTACAATCTGTTGGGATGCATGTCAATGTGTTTGACAGAGTTGGCGTAGGCGCTTCTTTTTTCAGGGATCAAAATGGCCCTATTTCAGCCAATGGAATAACGGTGGGCTCATCCTATTTTATACCACTTGGTGACGAAGAAAACCGTATGAACCAATTCTCTTTTGGTGCTGGTGTCAATTTTTATAATATGAGTTTGGATACGGCGCTGTTGACGCCAGATAATCCTAATGATCCAGTTTTGTATGACAAAAATATATTTTTAGCCTATGCTAATTTGGGTATGGCTGTTAAATACAGAGGTTTTGCAGGTGGGGTTTCTGTGATGGATATTCCATTAAATAACGACATTCCAATTGTCAACGGAATAGAACCATCTCCAACAAAAATTATTATGAATGCTGGCTACGACTGGCATTTTGTAGATGGTTTTTATGTAACGCCTTCAGTTCTTTTAAATCTTAATACCAACTCCTCGCGCGTGATGGATTACAACATTATGGGAACCTTTTTCTCAGAAGGCGCGAGCTTCTCTGGCGGTGTAAGTTTCAGAAGTGCAAAAAGCAGCGTAGGAAGTCAGAATTTGGGACTTTCACCTGTTATAAAAGGCCGCATTGGGAAACTAACTTTCGGGGCAGTTTATAACTTCGGGATGTCTGAATTACAAGAAACCGTGGGTAACAGTTTTATGCTGAGTTTAGGCTTTAGATTTGAAAACTTTATCAATGGTAAAGGATTCCGATACAGATAA
- a CDS encoding RluA family pseudouridine synthase translates to MQEEDFDEAFEDALESNDEIGLSDENSGLFEHLNITVDKKQEPLRIDKFLLIYRQNSSRNKISQTCRAGNVVVNGNPVKQNYRVKPGDEISVLLAHPPRENVIIPQDIPINIVYEDEDLVVVDKEAGMVVHPGFGNWDGTLVNALAFHFAKNPNYNSDLDRVGLVHRIDKDTSGLLVIAKTEYALSYLAKQFFDRKTKRLYWAFVWGNIEEDEGTIRGHIGRHQKNRMQMAVYEDGSHGKHAVTHYKVLERFRHMTWVECKLETGRTHQIRAHFKHIGHTLFNDERYEGHQILRGVNLPKYKQFVQNIFEILPRHALHAHTLGFVHPTTKKEMYFESPMPGDMQEAVDRWRKYLENN, encoded by the coding sequence ATGCAAGAGGAAGATTTTGATGAAGCTTTTGAAGATGCTTTAGAATCCAATGATGAGATTGGTCTTAGCGACGAAAATAGCGGACTCTTTGAACATCTCAATATCACAGTCGATAAAAAACAAGAGCCTTTAAGAATTGATAAATTTTTATTGATCTATCGACAAAACTCGTCGCGCAATAAGATTTCTCAAACTTGTCGCGCAGGAAATGTTGTGGTGAATGGCAATCCGGTTAAGCAGAATTATCGTGTAAAGCCAGGCGATGAGATTAGTGTGCTTTTGGCGCATCCACCACGTGAAAATGTTATCATTCCACAAGATATTCCGATAAATATCGTTTATGAAGATGAGGATTTGGTGGTTGTGGACAAAGAGGCAGGAATGGTGGTGCATCCGGGTTTCGGCAACTGGGATGGTACTTTGGTAAATGCTTTGGCCTTCCATTTTGCTAAAAATCCCAATTATAATTCCGATTTGGATCGAGTAGGACTGGTGCATCGTATTGATAAAGATACTTCTGGACTTTTGGTCATTGCTAAAACGGAATATGCGCTGAGCTATCTAGCAAAACAATTTTTTGACAGAAAAACCAAACGCCTTTATTGGGCTTTTGTTTGGGGAAATATAGAAGAAGACGAAGGCACTATTCGAGGACATATCGGGCGCCATCAGAAGAACAGAATGCAAATGGCAGTTTATGAGGATGGCAGTCATGGAAAACACGCGGTGACACATTATAAAGTTTTGGAGCGTTTTCGTCACATGACTTGGGTAGAATGCAAGTTGGAAACGGGAAGAACACATCAGATACGGGCGCACTTCAAACATATCGGGCACACTTTATTTAATGATGAACGCTATGAAGGACATCAAATATTAAGAGGGGTTAATCTCCCAAAATACAAACAATTCGTCCAAAATATTTTTGAAATATTGCCGCGTCATGCTTTACATGCCCACACCTTAGGCTTTGTTCATCCGACTACAAAAAAAGAAATGTATTTTGAAAGTCCGATGCCTGGCGATATGCAGGAAGCGGTTGATAGATGGCGGAAGTATTTGGAAAACAATTAA
- a CDS encoding PASTA domain-containing protein — protein sequence MFKSFFHWKVLVNIVLALAVFAGLVWLTFRWLEFHTNHGEEIPVPNVMNMTVHDAIKVLDDSGLEYEVDSAQFNPKFKPFQVLLVSPSPGSHVKGGRTVLLKVNPRTWAKVAVPDIIDRYKGLAFNQLNLVGLKVGDTLYEPSIQRDAVLRILFQNRPIKPGELLPKFSTVDLVIGSGPLRNVTIPNLVGRTVQEAKKIIAQNLFEVGIVEYESGTADDAAIIYYQDPPAGALRDQGMQIDLWASHKTPAEMFNKVKELDLMYRPKIDTVAPPPIRYEEVEVDQPAAVVPKPAPEKKPETPKTTTTNNNSNTANKPAAEKPKEKKKVIVE from the coding sequence ATGTTCAAATCTTTTTTCCACTGGAAAGTTCTCGTTAACATCGTTCTCGCGTTAGCGGTATTTGCGGGTCTTGTATGGTTAACTTTCCGTTGGTTAGAATTTCATACCAATCATGGTGAAGAAATTCCTGTTCCTAACGTCATGAATATGACGGTGCACGATGCGATAAAAGTCCTAGATGACTCTGGCTTAGAATATGAAGTTGACAGTGCGCAGTTCAATCCAAAATTCAAACCTTTTCAAGTCTTGTTGGTGTCGCCATCGCCAGGATCTCATGTTAAAGGAGGGCGAACAGTTTTGCTAAAAGTTAATCCACGAACTTGGGCGAAAGTTGCCGTTCCGGATATTATTGATCGTTACAAAGGTTTGGCATTTAACCAACTTAATTTGGTGGGACTCAAAGTAGGTGATACACTCTACGAGCCAAGTATCCAAAGAGATGCTGTTCTTAGAATCTTATTCCAAAATCGACCCATAAAACCAGGTGAACTTCTTCCTAAATTCTCAACCGTCGATTTGGTAATTGGTTCTGGACCATTACGAAATGTGACCATCCCGAATTTGGTGGGAAGAACAGTCCAAGAGGCTAAAAAAATAATTGCTCAAAATTTATTTGAAGTTGGTATCGTAGAATACGAATCCGGTACGGCTGACGATGCTGCTATTATTTACTATCAAGATCCGCCAGCTGGCGCATTGCGAGACCAAGGCATGCAGATTGACCTTTGGGCAAGCCACAAAACGCCTGCCGAAATGTTTAACAAAGTCAAAGAATTGGATTTGATGTATCGTCCAAAAATTGATACGGTGGCACCGCCTCCAATTCGTTACGAAGAAGTTGAGGTTGACCAACCAGCAGCAGTAGTGCCAAAACCTGCACCTGAAAAAAAACCAGAAACACCTAAAACAACAACTACCAATAATAATTCTAACACGGCCAATAAGCCAGCAGCAGAAAAACCGAAAGAGAAGAAAAAGGTAATTGTAGAATAA
- a CDS encoding D-alanine--D-alanine ligase: protein MEKKNIAVVMGGYSDEYVVSLKSGQLIYDSLEREKYNVYKVVILKDEWYFLDDNEQKLEINKADFSVTLGDGSQLKFDACFNIIHGTPGENGILQAYWDAVGQRYTGCNFYQSALTFNKKDTLAVLSKYNIPSAKSIYLRKGEKIDAENIVAELGLPLFVKPNQSGSSLGISKVKEISELENAIAFAYKEDDEILIESFLDGTEVSVGVLDYQGKTIVLGITEIVSENEFFDYEAKYEGASQEITPARLDDETRRKVEEIAIRAYDSLGMSGFSRSEYIIMNGEPYMLEMNTNPGFSPASILPQQAKIYGISIQDLCGNEVEKALKKPLH from the coding sequence ATGGAAAAGAAAAATATAGCCGTGGTTATGGGCGGCTATTCTGACGAATATGTCGTGTCACTGAAAAGTGGACAACTAATCTATGACTCGCTGGAGCGCGAAAAATACAATGTATATAAAGTTGTTATCCTAAAAGATGAATGGTATTTTTTGGATGACAACGAACAAAAACTGGAGATTAATAAAGCGGATTTTTCTGTAACATTGGGAGATGGAAGCCAGCTAAAATTCGATGCTTGTTTTAATATTATCCACGGAACACCTGGCGAAAATGGCATTCTACAAGCCTATTGGGACGCCGTTGGACAACGCTATACAGGTTGTAACTTCTACCAAAGCGCTTTAACTTTTAATAAAAAAGACACTTTGGCTGTCTTGTCAAAATATAATATTCCGTCGGCAAAAAGTATCTATCTGAGAAAAGGTGAAAAGATTGATGCTGAAAATATTGTTGCAGAGCTTGGACTTCCGCTTTTTGTAAAACCTAATCAGTCGGGAAGTAGCCTTGGGATTTCTAAAGTGAAAGAGATTTCTGAACTGGAAAACGCCATTGCCTTCGCCTATAAAGAAGATGACGAAATCCTTATCGAAAGCTTTTTGGATGGCACCGAAGTTTCTGTTGGTGTTTTAGACTATCAAGGAAAAACCATCGTTTTGGGCATTACAGAAATTGTTTCGGAGAACGAATTTTTCGATTATGAAGCTAAATACGAAGGCGCCTCACAAGAGATTACCCCTGCAAGATTGGATGACGAAACCCGCAGAAAAGTGGAAGAAATTGCCATTCGCGCTTATGATTCTTTAGGAATGAGTGGTTTCTCCAGAAGTGAATATATCATTATGAATGGTGAACCTTATATGTTGGAAATGAATACCAATCCTGGTTTTTCACCAGCAAGTATTTTACCACAACAAGCAAAAATATACGGTATTTCCATCCAAGATCTTTGTGGCAACGAAGTGGAAAAAGCCCTTAAAAAGCCTTTACATTAA
- the coaD gene encoding pantetheine-phosphate adenylyltransferase, which yields MRIAVFPGSFDPITLGHYDIVERASPLFDKIIIAIGRNSQKKYMFSLEQRKEFIRNTFKDFPNVEVDDFEGLTVDYCKSKNVNFILRGLRNPADFEFEKAIAQTNRALTRESVIETIFLLTSSGKSFISSSIVREIISFGGNYEIMVPDAVRV from the coding sequence ATGAGAATTGCTGTTTTTCCAGGATCTTTTGATCCCATCACGCTAGGACATTACGATATTGTAGAACGCGCTTCGCCTTTGTTTGATAAAATTATTATTGCCATTGGTAGAAACTCACAAAAAAAATACATGTTCTCGTTAGAACAGCGTAAAGAGTTTATCCGCAACACCTTCAAAGATTTCCCCAATGTGGAAGTCGATGATTTTGAAGGCTTAACGGTGGACTATTGCAAAAGCAAAAATGTTAATTTCATATTGCGGGGCCTTAGAAATCCTGCCGATTTTGAATTCGAAAAAGCAATTGCGCAAACCAATAGAGCTTTGACACGAGAAAGCGTTATCGAAACGATTTTCCTACTCACCTCATCGGGTAAATCATTCATCAGCAGTAGTATTGTCCGAGAAATTATTTCCTTCGGTGGCAATTACGAAATTATGGTTCCAGACGCTGTTCGGGTTTAA